A section of the Paenibacillus aurantius genome encodes:
- a CDS encoding GerAB/ArcD/ProY family transporter, which yields MRNQTISHRQLAWLIAAGFMTSTTILLPQQLALYSGNDAWFAPLFCAIYALLACYVFYRLAKRYPGQTIFQITKLLAGKWIGSLLNIIILFNIWLIFVRNSRLFINFVKLNLLPSTPEEILLLLLVVVLIYYGSTSIEVTARVNELFFPFLFLSTLMLPILLSNELSIYQLEPVLVKPASDLTLSGLIASSWYGDVIVVGAFLHTIYNSKQLYSAMRHGILLSVFGLTILCIVGIAVLGANTLGKENYPSYVLAEQIHISDFLDRVELILFSIYFPTFLVSIMTAFLALLIGVASFTKTRDYTFYSRSMGWLMLLAVYLAFPGGPETRTFATYSFPPFVLTVQPVLFLVLLMLALWKKTTRSGHEKGQQEEEEGANGKEEERDGSREEREARKMQKEGQEEQAQGGEESRVSHHAHGGGESQPPQQADDGKESRIAHSAQGDEDSQAPNRARENKEGGAGDRERVLREESETGKGRSGREDAVSASGNHGGADQPTYRHTPGSAAKKLKKRWSLPVWRRVTHLLLGLGIVLIAAGHGFGLNHQWVGLLCAIGYAVCLTLAVLTTYMESKKAGSQ from the coding sequence GTGAGAAATCAAACCATTAGCCATCGCCAGCTGGCCTGGCTGATCGCCGCCGGGTTCATGACCTCCACCACCATTCTGCTGCCCCAGCAGCTCGCCCTGTATTCCGGCAACGACGCGTGGTTCGCGCCCCTTTTCTGCGCCATTTATGCGCTTCTAGCCTGCTACGTCTTCTACCGCCTGGCCAAGCGCTATCCGGGACAGACAATTTTTCAGATCACCAAGCTGCTTGCGGGCAAATGGATCGGGAGTCTCCTGAATATCATCATTCTCTTTAACATCTGGCTGATATTCGTAAGAAACTCCCGGCTGTTCATCAACTTCGTCAAGCTGAACCTGCTCCCTTCCACGCCAGAGGAAATCCTGCTGCTGCTTCTGGTGGTGGTTCTGATCTACTACGGGTCAACGAGCATCGAGGTCACCGCCAGGGTAAACGAGCTGTTCTTCCCTTTCCTGTTTCTGAGTACCTTGATGCTTCCCATTCTGCTCAGCAATGAGCTATCGATCTACCAGCTGGAGCCGGTTCTCGTCAAGCCGGCTTCCGATCTGACGCTCAGCGGGCTGATCGCCTCCTCCTGGTATGGGGATGTTATCGTGGTAGGAGCCTTCCTGCATACGATCTATAATTCCAAGCAGCTGTACAGCGCGATGAGGCACGGAATTCTGCTGTCCGTCTTCGGCCTTACGATTCTGTGCATCGTCGGCATCGCCGTGCTCGGAGCGAATACGTTAGGCAAAGAGAATTACCCGTCCTATGTGCTCGCCGAGCAGATTCACATTTCCGATTTTCTGGACCGGGTGGAGCTCATCCTGTTCAGCATTTATTTCCCGACCTTCCTGGTCAGCATCATGACCGCCTTCCTCGCCCTTCTGATCGGAGTGGCGAGCTTTACCAAGACGCGGGACTATACCTTCTACAGCCGCTCCATGGGATGGCTCATGCTCCTCGCCGTCTACTTGGCCTTCCCGGGGGGGCCCGAGACCCGTACCTTTGCCACCTACAGCTTCCCTCCCTTCGTCCTGACCGTTCAGCCCGTGCTGTTTCTTGTCCTGCTGATGCTGGCCCTTTGGAAAAAGACAACCCGATCCGGGCACGAGAAGGGTCAGCAGGAGGAAGAAGAGGGAGCAAACGGCAAGGAAGAAGAACGGGACGGTTCCCGGGAAGAAAGGGAAGCCCGGAAGATGCAGAAGGAAGGGCAGGAGGAGCAGGCCCAAGGGGGGGAGGAATCCAGGGTCTCTCATCATGCCCACGGAGGAGGGGAATCCCAACCCCCTCAGCAAGCTGACGATGGAAAAGAATCCCGGATCGCTCATTCCGCCCAAGGAGACGAGGACTCCCAGGCCCCTAACCGGGCGCGCGAAAATAAGGAAGGTGGAGCCGGGGACCGGGAGCGGGTCCTTCGGGAAGAATCGGAAACCGGCAAAGGGCGGTCCGGCCGGGAAGATGCGGTTTCCGCCTCCGGGAACCACGGTGGAGCTGACCAACCGACCTACCGCCATACGCCCGGCTCTGCCGCCAAGAAGCTGAAGAAGCGATGGTCCCTCCCGGTGTGGCGGCGGGTTACCCATCTGCTGCTCGGCCTTGGCATCGTCCTGATCGCCGCCGGCCATGGCTTCGGTCTCAATCATCAATGGGTGGGTCTTCTCTGTGCCATCGGCTACGCAGTCTGCCTGACGCTGGCCGTCCTGACCACCTATATGGAATCCAAAAAAGCAGGGAGCCAGTAG
- the cls gene encoding cardiolipin synthase: protein MYWAIGALAIWILLLLTVLVVEFRHPSKSVAWLLVLFIFPILGFVMYYFMAQEFRHKRMIGGRERGQAEGGHGEETGIPWKGNGIHEKRSYGYPAPSRPYDRWTFPELGVPPGVEVSAELTPFEATTLSRPGDEGLTGVDSRLASFLRGLPESPVTDGNEVEVYTGAETAYPAIQEAMERAKHHIHFQFYTIRDDEAGRDFQKLLIRKAREGVRVRVLYDGIGSYKLTKAYLRELIEAGVETACFLPPMIAFLDRRINFRNHRKIVVVDGTTGFLGGINIGNEYLGGNPRLGHWRDTHLRIRGPAVYGLQRLFLSDWRFAARTTIDASAYYPVQPPAEGEKLQVVCSGPDGHSDRLLEVCFSAISTARKKVYLASPYFIPDDSLIMALKTAALSGVDVRILVPSVPDSRLVQLASFSYLEELLQAGIRFYRYQKGFLHSKIMLVDDAVATVGTMNLDMRSFFCNFELNAVLYGRETLDRLAADFDRDLAASEELQLDSFARRPAAQKAGEIVLRILSPLL from the coding sequence TTGTACTGGGCAATCGGCGCGTTAGCGATCTGGATCCTTCTGCTGCTCACAGTGCTCGTAGTGGAATTCCGCCACCCGTCAAAAAGCGTGGCTTGGCTCCTCGTTCTGTTTATTTTCCCCATACTTGGATTCGTTATGTATTATTTCATGGCCCAGGAATTCCGGCATAAGCGGATGATCGGCGGGAGGGAGCGGGGTCAGGCGGAAGGGGGGCACGGGGAGGAAACGGGGATTCCTTGGAAGGGGAACGGGATTCACGAAAAAAGAAGCTATGGCTATCCGGCACCTTCCCGTCCTTATGACCGGTGGACATTTCCGGAGCTCGGGGTACCACCGGGCGTGGAGGTTTCCGCCGAGCTGACGCCCTTCGAGGCAACCACTCTTTCACGGCCCGGGGACGAGGGGCTTACCGGAGTAGACAGCCGGCTGGCCTCGTTTCTGCGGGGCCTGCCGGAAAGTCCGGTTACCGATGGCAACGAGGTGGAGGTCTACACCGGCGCCGAAACGGCGTACCCCGCGATCCAGGAAGCGATGGAGAGGGCGAAGCATCATATTCATTTTCAGTTCTATACCATCCGGGATGACGAAGCGGGAAGGGACTTTCAGAAGCTGCTCATCCGCAAAGCGAGGGAAGGGGTGCGCGTCCGGGTTCTCTACGACGGCATTGGAAGCTATAAGCTCACCAAAGCTTATCTGCGGGAATTAATAGAAGCAGGGGTGGAGACCGCCTGCTTCCTCCCGCCGATGATTGCCTTTCTCGACAGACGGATCAACTTCCGCAATCACCGGAAGATCGTGGTGGTGGACGGGACGACCGGCTTCCTCGGGGGCATCAACATCGGGAACGAGTACCTTGGAGGAAATCCCCGGCTCGGCCACTGGCGGGATACGCACCTGAGAATCCGCGGTCCGGCCGTATACGGCCTCCAGCGTCTTTTTTTATCGGATTGGCGTTTTGCCGCCCGGACGACAATCGACGCCTCCGCCTATTATCCCGTACAGCCGCCGGCGGAAGGGGAGAAGCTGCAGGTCGTCTGCAGCGGGCCGGACGGCCACTCGGATCGTCTGCTGGAGGTATGTTTCTCCGCCATCTCCACCGCAAGGAAGAAAGTTTACCTGGCTTCCCCGTATTTCATTCCCGACGACAGTCTGATCATGGCGCTTAAGACGGCGGCGCTCAGCGGAGTGGACGTGAGGATTCTCGTCCCGTCCGTTCCGGATTCCCGGCTCGTCCAGCTGGCCTCGTTCTCCTATCTGGAGGAGCTCCTGCAAGCGGGGATCCGTTTCTACCGGTACCAGAAGGGCTTCCTCCACAGCAAAATCATGCTGGTTGACGATGCCGTCGCCACCGTCGGGACGATGAACTTGGACATGAGGAGCTTCTTCTGCAACTTTGAGCTGAACGCGGTGCTTTATGGAAGAGAAACGCTGGACAGGCTGGCGGCGGATTTTGACAGGGACCTGGCGGCAAGCGAGGAGCTGCAGCTGGATTCGTTCGCCCGTCGTCCGGCCGCCCAGAAGGCAGGGGAAATCGTGCTCCGCATCCTCTCGCCCCTCTTGTAG
- a CDS encoding spore germination protein, with amino-acid sequence MYPKKNKPNKVQEYLEFEYIDDLKSVPIPADLKVNQQYFKQMFTDCSDVVIRPFQLETGIPAVAVFVDGLVNTELLENALENIMVFEGGEVDIERIQLRNLSVSQIKAVDNYGDLLNSMLSGDTALLVEGNTKALLLGLRGAQTRSVGEPETETVIRGPREGFIENLRTNTSLVRRKIKTPRLKMKPLVIGKHSNTNVVVAYLEGISDPELVKETVARLKKINIDTVLESGYLEEYIQDSAFSPFPQVQYTERPDAVAAALAQGRIAIFTDGTPMVLLVPTTFSHLLQATEDYYERFQMGTLIRWLRYLFLLLSILTPGLYVAISTFHQELLPTTLLLSIAAAREAIPFPAVVEALIMEIIFEALREAGIRLPKAVGSAVSILGALVVGQAAVQAGIVSAPMVIVVSITGIASFTIPHYNGAIALRMLRFPIIIAASLFGVYGILIGGMIIVGHMANLRSFGVPYLAPVGPMSLGDLKDVLWRAPIWAMNKRPSFLDVPDITRQGTELKSIIKAQGGFRDAQSLDRGDENGKEAEHDHPVGKEPS; translated from the coding sequence GTGTACCCAAAAAAGAACAAACCTAATAAGGTTCAGGAGTATCTGGAATTCGAGTATATCGACGATCTGAAATCCGTCCCGATCCCGGCCGATTTGAAAGTTAACCAGCAATACTTCAAGCAGATGTTCACGGACTGCTCCGACGTCGTCATCCGCCCCTTTCAGCTGGAAACGGGGATTCCGGCTGTGGCTGTCTTCGTGGACGGGCTGGTCAACACGGAGCTCTTGGAGAATGCCCTGGAGAACATTATGGTTTTCGAAGGGGGCGAGGTCGATATCGAGCGGATCCAGCTCCGCAATCTGTCCGTCTCACAAATCAAAGCGGTGGATAACTACGGGGACCTCCTGAACAGCATGCTGAGCGGCGATACGGCGTTGTTGGTCGAGGGCAACACCAAGGCCCTCCTGCTTGGGCTGCGGGGAGCCCAAACCCGAAGCGTGGGAGAGCCGGAGACCGAGACGGTTATCCGCGGTCCGCGGGAAGGCTTCATCGAGAATCTGCGAACGAACACGTCCCTCGTCCGGCGCAAGATCAAAACCCCGCGGCTCAAGATGAAGCCGCTTGTAATCGGCAAGCACAGCAACACGAACGTGGTTGTCGCTTACCTCGAGGGAATCTCCGATCCCGAGCTGGTCAAAGAGACGGTTGCCCGGCTGAAGAAAATCAATATCGATACGGTTCTCGAGTCCGGCTACCTGGAGGAATACATTCAGGACAGCGCCTTCTCCCCTTTTCCCCAGGTGCAGTATACGGAAAGGCCGGATGCGGTGGCGGCGGCCCTGGCCCAGGGAAGGATCGCTATTTTTACGGATGGAACGCCGATGGTCCTGCTGGTTCCGACCACCTTTTCCCACCTGCTGCAAGCGACCGAGGATTACTACGAGCGGTTCCAGATGGGGACGCTCATCCGCTGGCTGCGCTACCTCTTCCTGCTGCTGTCGATTCTGACGCCGGGGCTTTACGTGGCCATCTCGACCTTTCACCAGGAGCTGCTCCCGACCACGCTGCTGCTAAGCATTGCCGCGGCCCGGGAGGCGATTCCCTTCCCCGCCGTCGTGGAGGCGCTCATCATGGAGATCATCTTCGAGGCGCTGCGGGAAGCCGGAATCCGCCTTCCGAAGGCGGTCGGCTCCGCCGTGAGCATTCTCGGCGCGCTTGTCGTCGGCCAGGCCGCCGTCCAGGCGGGGATCGTGTCCGCTCCGATGGTTATTGTCGTTTCGATAACCGGAATCGCGTCCTTCACCATCCCGCATTATAACGGCGCCATCGCCCTGCGCATGCTGCGCTTTCCGATCATCATCGCCGCCTCCCTTTTCGGCGTGTATGGGATTCTGATCGGCGGCATGATCATCGTCGGCCATATGGCCAATCTCCGCTCCTTTGGGGTGCCTTATCTTGCTCCCGTCGGCCCTATGTCGCTCGGAGACTTGAAGGACGTGCTGTGGAGAGCCCCTATCTGGGCGATGAACAAGCGGCCCTCCTTCCTGGACGTGCCGGACATTACCCGGCAGGGAACCGAGCTTAAGTCTATTATCAAGGCCCAAGGCGGCTTCCGGGATGCCCAGTCCTTGGACCGCGGGGACGAAAACGGTAAGGAGGCCGAGCATGATCATCCTGTCGGGAAAGAACCTTCCTAG
- a CDS encoding Ger(x)C family spore germination protein, producing the protein MIILSGKNLPRMLLLLLVPFVLSGCWDRREINDSAFVIASAIDLDENGQYRVSVQVPLAGQLGGASGGGGGTGGSKTYYVDSESGTTITEAANKLQLRMARTLVFAHRRVLIIGEDLARKGIRPLFDVVARTPENRLSGYMIVAKGKGYDLLNAQPKLERFSGEAIRELVKSEGRIIINIKSAASALSSYGIDPVLAYVGTKKTEKSEARSSEVDILGYAMFKDDKMVDSIQQEAAQGLFWLQKKVKPYNFQVELEGRKVALIMSEGTADFVSAEKKNGKGKFTIKVKALLTVQENLSDFNMSSKEISQELEDKANNAIRREITQTIALIQRHKADPAGLGRFIWHKFPREWKEQYEKDWPDILSKAEFDLQIKTSITQIGLITQNIAEKVPR; encoded by the coding sequence ATGATCATCCTGTCGGGAAAGAACCTTCCTAGAATGCTGCTTCTCCTGCTTGTCCCGTTTGTTCTAAGCGGCTGCTGGGACCGCCGGGAAATTAACGACTCCGCCTTCGTCATCGCCTCCGCCATCGATCTCGACGAAAACGGCCAGTATCGGGTCTCCGTCCAGGTACCGCTGGCCGGACAGCTCGGCGGAGCGAGCGGAGGCGGAGGCGGCACGGGAGGAAGCAAAACCTACTATGTTGATTCCGAGTCCGGCACCACGATAACCGAGGCGGCCAATAAGCTGCAGCTGCGGATGGCCCGCACCCTTGTTTTTGCCCACCGCCGCGTTCTCATCATCGGAGAAGACTTAGCCCGCAAAGGAATACGGCCTTTGTTCGACGTGGTGGCCCGCACCCCGGAGAACCGCCTTTCCGGCTATATGATTGTGGCCAAGGGAAAGGGCTATGACCTGCTTAACGCCCAGCCCAAGCTGGAGCGGTTCTCGGGCGAGGCGATCCGGGAGCTTGTCAAATCCGAAGGGCGGATAATCATCAATATCAAATCGGCGGCAAGCGCCCTCAGCTCCTACGGGATCGACCCCGTTCTCGCTTACGTGGGCACGAAGAAAACCGAGAAAAGCGAAGCCCGCTCAAGCGAGGTCGATATTCTCGGCTATGCCATGTTCAAGGACGACAAGATGGTCGATTCCATTCAGCAGGAGGCGGCCCAGGGACTTTTCTGGCTTCAGAAGAAGGTGAAACCTTACAATTTTCAGGTGGAGCTGGAAGGCCGGAAGGTGGCCCTAATCATGTCGGAAGGAACGGCCGACTTTGTTTCCGCGGAGAAGAAGAACGGCAAAGGAAAATTCACCATAAAGGTGAAAGCCCTGCTCACGGTCCAGGAGAACCTGTCGGACTTCAACATGTCCTCTAAGGAAATCTCCCAGGAGCTGGAGGACAAAGCGAATAATGCCATCCGCCGGGAAATCACTCAAACCATCGCGCTGATCCAAAGACATAAAGCCGATCCGGCTGGACTGGGAAGGTTCATATGGCATAAGTTTCCCCGAGAATGGAAAGAGCAGTATGAGAAAGACTGGCCGGATATTTTGAGCAAGGCGGAGTTTGATCTTCAGATCAAGACCTCCATTACGCAAATCGGCCTCATTACCCAAAACATTGCGGAGAAGGTGCCTCGATGA